The genomic interval CCAGGCTATAATTGAACACACGCAATATACCAAACAAATGATAGCATATAGGAGCAGAAGACCATTGACTTACAAGAAAATTTCCTAAAATTAACTACGCAACCAGTCATTCAGGTACCTCCTCCGGCTTTGCCTGCAATAGCAGCCTCCTAGTTTGAAACACAACAAACACAGCAGTCAACATACAATATAGGACTTGTTTGAGTCCCTTTTCACTGCTAAGTAGTAGAAACAGTTTTCAAAGTAATTTTACACTACTTGGCCTTCATCCAAAATCTACCGAGTTTTGAAAATTGTTTCCATAATAAATGCTAAAAAGAGAATCAGTTAGGGGGACGTTTTCTAatgttgttttgtttttcattcttttcaACATTTTCCTCAATTACACCATATATTGTGTCCTGCACCACCCTTCACCAGCTGTCTGAACCACTTTTTTTAGTTGCGTTTTGAAAACTAAAAATCAGTTTTCGAAAATAGAAATCAAATAAATACACCCATAAATTTGTCTCCATATCAAAGCATTGGAAGTGAACAAAAGTTCTTACCGGCTCAATGTTTCCTTCGCCATTAACATTAGCTATAGAAGTTGATGATGGATTCGCAAACCTGGGAAGAGAAAACAGAAAGACCTAATAACACATCATGCATGGTCGATCCTATAAGCAACATGAAATGGGAGAACCAAATAATGACAAGCACCCACCTAAGTGCTCTAGCTTTCCTTTTATCTTCTTCTAGAGGATCAACTTTGGAAGCAGGTGCAAACCTAGCAAGTCGAGCTTTCTTCTTTGCCTCTTCATCTGCAGCGGTAGTAGGACTAGGCATTCCAAATCTGTTAAGCAGGATAAGTAACAGTGTTCATTTTCATTCACagtgaaaaataaaagacaatGTCAGAAACAAAAAAGGGGAAACTGAAAAGTGGAACCTCTCTGCCCTGGCCTTCCTCTTCAACTCCTCAGATTTTGACGGCTCTGATCCCTGAGAAGCGGACACAGTGCCAAACCTGCACGTTAAGAAAATGCTCAATTGAGATAAACCTAAAATTTGATACACAAAATAGGGTATCTAAATCAATAGTTGAACACAGAGACAAAAGCGGATAATAACACGGACGATTGAATGTATATTTGAAAAACCGAGGAGTGAAATTGGAAACTGACCTTTCGGCTCGGGAATTGCGCTTCTCTTTCTCGGACATCTGGACGGAAATGCCGAATCGCTCGGCGCGGCGAATCTTCTTCTGAATATCGGAAAGCGGAGCGTCGTTTCCGGATTCGGGCGGCGGAGAAGTCTTGGCGTCGGCAGCCTCCGTGGTGTCGGTATCGTCAGCTGCCTCAGTGGCGACAAGGACGGGATCTGGTAAGGTGGGGTCTAGGGTTTTGTTAGGGTTTTCCGGTGCAGGGTTGTTGCTGTTGCTGTCGGTAACTGTTGCCATTGGAGGGGAAAGATGGATCGAATAATCAAGGGAACGAACGACGAAGCAGAGAACAAACGAGGAAGCTGAGAATGAGCAGCGACACCGAAACGGAGTTACAGCTGGCAAGGGATTCCTTTCTCTTCCGAAGACAAAGGGAGGTTGTTGTGTTGTTCCTTTTCTAAGTTGCAAAAAgattttctatttattattaCAGATCAGGACCATGGTATATATTCATACTCGTACGCTTCCATTTTCATTTGTGTGGGCTACTGGGCCTGGGCTGGAGTAATGAAGGGCCTTGTATTATGCACCTCATATATTGATATAcatctaaataaaaattgaatttctaATTTTACTCTTCTTAAATGTATATTCTGAATTTTGAAATCTATTTTTtggatttgaaaatatattttaaaatatgtaatttgtAATATGTTTTCAAACGGAATTGAGACTAAGAGATTGTCTTCCTCCTTTGTCGGTCAGTCTTTCTCTACCTCTTTTCTTCTCTTAAGAACCTCAACTCTCCTTTCACTCTCCTCCAACTCCTTGCAATCTCGAAGTTCGGACATTGAGATCTGCGTTAGTCATTCGAACTTGATCGatacataatatattaatatattatagaaTGTACATTTTGAAATACTTTCTCAAATATAATACATTATTAATTGTACATTTAATACATTTAGATTGCATATTCTAAATTAATGCATTTTGGAATGCATTACCGGAATGTATATTCTAAAAAGTATATtccaaatccaaaatattttaaatgtatttcTGGATTCacaaatataatttgaaatgtgttatttataatgtattaatatatttcataatacacaattcaaaatacattttataatgtgaattttgaattgtaatatattttaaattagatattctataatatgtttttagaataaatttttatctAGAAATACATTTAGAATATGCATTCTTGAAATGTATTGATATATTATGGATTGTAAATTCTGaaataaatctttaaaatacataaaaatatatatatattttagattcaTAAATACATTGTAGAATATTCAatcttaaatgtatttttttaatgatagaTTCGTTATATATGTCACTCTTCATGATAATGTAGGTTTAAAAATATGGGATGTAGAATGCAATACACTCAACTGAGAACAAAATTTCATTTATCTTGTTTGTTAAATTTGGttactttttcaatttttattctcaaattaTATATACACATTATTATATCTTCTTTCAAGTAATCACACGAACCGTATATTCAACTAttacaaacaaattaaataagtttGTAGTCACTCCAAAAATGAGTtaacatatataaattttaaagtaatttttatatcTAACATTTAAAGAATATTACATTAAGTTTACTAGTtttaaattaatgatattatcaTCTAATTATCGTAGTAAGGCATTTGtagaatatttattaaatattaagtatgaaaaatgttaaaaataacgtatataatattaaaaaaataaatttaaaatttaattcaatcttCTAAATCAACTTACACCTATCTTATGAgatacatttatatattatttatttatatagtatgagatatatttatttataatagatGTGCATCTAACAATTAAATTTGATCTCATCAAATCAAACATGTAAAAAGAGGAATTCTACTTTGCGTAGCCATTAGCCGCCGGATTCTCAAATCTCAAGGTACCTAATGAGTGCCGCCACCCACTCTAATGGAAAACCATAATTTCGTCACTGCTT from Phaseolus vulgaris cultivar G19833 chromosome 1, P. vulgaris v2.0, whole genome shotgun sequence carries:
- the LOC137814410 gene encoding protein MODIFIER OF SNC1 11, with product MATVTDSNSNNPAPENPNKTLDPTLPDPVLVATEAADDTDTTEAADAKTSPPPESGNDAPLSDIQKKIRRAERFGISVQMSEKEKRNSRAERFGTVSASQGSEPSKSEELKRKARAERFGMPSPTTAADEEAKKKARLARFAPASKVDPLEEDKRKARALRFANPSSTSIANVNGEGNIEPEAAIAGKAGGGT